The following proteins are co-located in the Candidatus Acidiferrales bacterium genome:
- the gcvH gene encoding glycine cleavage system protein GcvH produces MYPENLRYTKDHEWIKIEGNMGTVGITDYAQHELGDIVYVGLPKKGEHFEAHGIFASVESVKAVSDVYCPAAGTVMEVNEALVNAPERINADPHGEGWLIKLELDKRAAGQDLLTAPEYEEYIKGAGE; encoded by the coding sequence ATGTATCCGGAAAATCTCCGGTACACGAAGGACCACGAGTGGATCAAGATAGAGGGTAACATGGGAACCGTCGGCATCACCGACTATGCGCAGCATGAACTGGGCGACATCGTGTATGTGGGCTTGCCGAAGAAGGGAGAACACTTTGAAGCCCACGGCATCTTTGCTTCGGTTGAGTCAGTCAAGGCGGTGTCGGACGTCTATTGCCCGGCGGCGGGAACGGTGATGGAAGTAAACGAAGCGCTGGTTAACGCCCCGGAAAGGATCAATGCGGATCCGCACGGTGAAGGCTGGCTTATCAAGCTCGAGCTGGACAAACGGGCGGCGGGGCAAGACCTGCTCACCGCACCCGAATACGAGGAATACATCAAGGGAGCGGGAGAATAA
- the gcvPA gene encoding aminomethyl-transferring glycine dehydrogenase subunit GcvPA, with protein sequence MRYLPKSAAERQGMLDSMGLESIEDLFRCIPEKMKLGERLDLPEALSEFELIDYFRARAQENAAGYLRFLGAGAYPHFRLVVVDAMISRGEFLTAYTPYQAEVSQGTLQAIFEFQTLICQLTGQEVANASMYDGSTALPEAVMMAIRLTRRNRVLLAHSVHPEYRQVFGTYAQSLNLDVHSLAMEESGQISPAQLQEGLDDETAAVVIQSPNFFGVIEEVAETARVAHERGALLIVVITEPVCLGLLRPPVEADIVAMEGQSFGLPVSYGGPYLGVIATKEKNVRQLPGRLAGMAYDAEGRGGFVLTLATREQHIRREKATSNICTNQALCALAATIHLCVLGKEGLREMAEQNLAKAHYAAAKLAKLPGVKLRFPDRFFNEFVVDLPKSPGRVLRKLLKKRIVGGLALERFYPEMKKCLLVCVTETASRTEIDQWVAGVRWALR encoded by the coding sequence ATGCGCTATCTTCCCAAGTCGGCGGCAGAACGACAGGGGATGCTGGATTCGATGGGTCTTGAATCCATCGAGGATTTGTTTCGCTGCATCCCTGAAAAAATGAAACTGGGAGAGCGCCTCGACCTACCCGAGGCGCTATCCGAGTTTGAGCTGATTGATTACTTCCGCGCGCGGGCGCAAGAAAATGCGGCCGGCTATTTGCGCTTCCTCGGTGCCGGGGCATACCCTCATTTCCGGCTGGTGGTGGTTGATGCGATGATCAGCCGTGGCGAATTCTTGACCGCCTATACCCCATACCAAGCTGAAGTCAGCCAGGGCACGCTCCAGGCCATCTTTGAATTTCAGACGCTGATTTGCCAGTTGACGGGCCAAGAAGTGGCCAACGCTTCGATGTACGACGGATCGACGGCGCTACCCGAGGCGGTGATGATGGCCATCCGGCTGACCCGGCGCAATCGCGTACTGCTCGCCCACAGTGTTCACCCAGAGTATCGCCAGGTTTTTGGCACCTACGCGCAGAGCCTCAACCTGGACGTCCACTCCCTGGCCATGGAGGAGAGCGGACAAATATCTCCCGCACAACTACAGGAAGGGTTGGATGACGAAACGGCAGCAGTGGTCATCCAGTCACCCAACTTTTTTGGCGTGATTGAAGAGGTTGCCGAGACAGCGAGGGTGGCGCACGAACGCGGCGCGTTGCTGATTGTCGTAATTACCGAGCCGGTCTGCCTCGGCCTTTTGCGCCCACCGGTGGAAGCCGACATCGTAGCCATGGAGGGGCAAAGCTTTGGCCTGCCGGTGAGCTATGGGGGGCCTTACCTCGGAGTGATTGCCACGAAAGAAAAAAATGTGCGGCAGTTGCCCGGCCGACTGGCAGGGATGGCTTACGATGCCGAAGGCAGGGGCGGCTTTGTGCTGACGCTGGCGACTCGGGAGCAACATATTCGCCGGGAGAAAGCTACATCCAATATCTGCACCAACCAGGCGCTATGCGCGCTGGCAGCCACCATCCACCTTTGTGTGCTTGGCAAGGAAGGCCTGCGGGAGATGGCGGAACAAAATCTGGCCAAGGCGCACTACGCGGCAGCCAAGCTAGCCAAACTTCCCGGGGTCAAACTGCGCTTCCCCGACAGGTTCTTTAACGAATTCGTGGTAGATTTGCCGAAGAGTCCGGGGCGCGTTCTCAGGAAATTGCTCAAGAAAAGGATCGTTGGCGGCCTTGCTTTGGAGCGCTTCTACCCGGAAATGAAGAAATGCCTCCTCGTTTGCGTGACTGAAACCGCGAGCCGGACAGAAATCGACCAATGGGTAGCGGGCGTTCGGTGGGCTTTGCGATAG
- the gcvPB gene encoding aminomethyl-transferring glycine dehydrogenase subunit GcvPB: MSHKMKRADQHVSLSEPLIFEKSSPGKRACDFPRLDVPPVDPTKTLGKDAVRDEIEGFPEVSEVEIIRHFTRLSTWNYGIDLGMYPLGSCTMKYNPRANELVARLPGIAGEHPYQPEELSQGCLKILEQLEKCLAAITGMDAVTLQPAAGAHGELTGILLARAYLQSKGNARKKILIPDSAHGTNPATAAMAGYEVENINSNEQGRVDLQVLERQMNDDVAALMLTNPNTLGVFEEQMEEIAKTVHDRGGLVYMDGANMNALAGVFRPGDCGVDLMHLNLHKTFSTPHGGGGPGAGPVAVKKFLEPFLPFPRLRQAGEGELGLDYERPQSIGRVRAFYGNFGVLVRALAYILANGPEGILQTTQDAVLNANYIRKHLEDIYELPYKAPTLHECVFSDKFQQAHGVRTGDIAKRLLDYGFHPYTVSFPLIVRGALMIEPTESECRQELDLFIEAMRAIAQEAATDPELVRTAPHNTRIGRLDEVSAARRPILRWRPQPKP; the protein is encoded by the coding sequence ATGTCCCACAAGATGAAAAGGGCAGACCAGCACGTCAGTCTGAGCGAGCCGCTGATTTTTGAAAAGAGCTCTCCGGGAAAGCGAGCCTGCGATTTCCCCCGGCTAGACGTTCCGCCCGTCGATCCCACCAAAACATTGGGGAAGGACGCTGTGCGAGACGAAATTGAGGGCTTCCCTGAAGTCAGCGAAGTTGAGATCATCCGGCACTTCACGCGACTTTCAACCTGGAATTACGGCATTGACCTCGGGATGTATCCGCTCGGCTCCTGCACCATGAAATACAACCCACGTGCGAACGAACTGGTGGCCAGACTGCCCGGAATCGCCGGCGAACACCCTTACCAGCCCGAAGAACTTTCACAGGGATGCCTAAAGATTCTGGAGCAGCTCGAAAAATGCCTTGCGGCAATCACCGGCATGGACGCGGTGACGTTACAGCCAGCGGCCGGCGCGCACGGCGAACTGACGGGAATTCTCCTGGCGCGCGCTTACTTGCAATCGAAAGGAAATGCGCGGAAGAAGATCCTCATTCCTGACTCAGCCCATGGCACGAACCCGGCCACTGCCGCCATGGCAGGATATGAGGTAGAAAACATCAATTCGAACGAGCAGGGGCGGGTTGACCTCCAGGTACTCGAGCGGCAGATGAATGACGACGTAGCGGCGCTCATGCTCACGAATCCGAACACGCTAGGCGTGTTCGAAGAGCAAATGGAGGAAATTGCGAAGACAGTTCACGATCGGGGCGGCTTGGTCTACATGGACGGGGCTAACATGAACGCGCTTGCCGGGGTATTTCGTCCGGGAGATTGTGGCGTTGATTTGATGCACTTGAACCTGCACAAGACGTTTTCAACACCTCATGGCGGGGGTGGGCCAGGGGCCGGGCCGGTAGCGGTGAAGAAGTTCCTGGAACCTTTCCTTCCCTTCCCGCGCCTGCGGCAAGCCGGTGAGGGAGAACTAGGCCTTGACTACGAGCGACCTCAATCGATCGGGCGTGTCCGGGCGTTCTATGGAAATTTCGGCGTGCTTGTTCGGGCGCTAGCCTACATCCTAGCCAACGGGCCGGAGGGAATTCTCCAAACCACACAGGACGCAGTGCTCAATGCGAACTACATTCGCAAACATCTGGAAGACATCTATGAGCTGCCTTACAAAGCGCCGACTCTTCACGAATGCGTTTTTTCCGACAAATTTCAACAGGCGCACGGCGTGCGCACCGGTGACATTGCAAAGCGGCTGCTGGACTATGGTTTTCATCCCTACACCGTTTCCTTTCCGTTGATCGTGCGGGGCGCCCTAATGATCGAGCCGACGGAGAGCGAGTGCCGTCAAGAACTGGACCTCTTCATTGAGGCGATGAGGGCGATTGCCCAAGAGGCGGCTACCGATCCCGAATTGGTCAGGACGGCTCCACACAACACTCGCATCGGGCGACTCGATGAGGTCAGCGCAGCGAGAAGACCCATTCTTCGCTGGCGGCCCCAACCGAAACCTTGA
- a CDS encoding M48 family metallopeptidase, with translation MLPDTRRFWLPILCWLLLLTPLSAFARRTELRPGFNLFSTQDDVELGKKASADANRQLPLIQDARVANYVNALGRRLAGYSAGPDYPYSFRVVNSAQINAFALPGGFVYVNRGTIEAADNEAQLAGVIAHEISHVALRHGTNQLSRAAAARLPLQILGGVFSRGTLADQLAQIGIGIGFTSVFLKYSRNAETQADIRGAQTLYDAGYDPRAMAQFFEHLQAEHRQRSIEFFSDHPSPERRVDRVNEEIDRLGGPRPGYQTDSPEFQRIKGLLKSLPLPPKLPARPSDAAPARPQPPSGRLVVYEGENFRLQHPENWLVYAQTGAAMIAPEGGILQGADGGTSVAYGAFLGYFSSATINRSASIDDATNELIASLEKQNPDMRYVPRSRKTTRLAGSKACSLRFSAPSPIPGKQEADWIVTTMRPQGLFFIALISPEQDFESYRPAFERLLQSILFSD, from the coding sequence ATGCTGCCAGATACACGACGCTTTTGGTTGCCCATTCTATGTTGGCTCTTGCTCTTGACCCCGCTTTCTGCTTTCGCCAGGCGCACTGAACTTCGCCCCGGCTTTAATCTTTTCTCAACCCAGGACGACGTCGAATTGGGAAAAAAGGCATCCGCCGACGCCAACCGCCAGCTTCCTCTCATCCAGGATGCTCGGGTCGCAAACTATGTGAATGCCTTGGGCCGCCGTCTGGCGGGTTACTCGGCCGGTCCCGACTATCCCTATTCCTTTCGGGTTGTTAACAGTGCCCAGATCAATGCCTTTGCCCTGCCCGGCGGGTTTGTCTATGTTAATCGCGGCACCATCGAAGCGGCTGATAATGAAGCCCAACTTGCCGGCGTGATTGCCCATGAGATTTCTCACGTCGCTCTCCGCCACGGAACGAACCAGCTTTCCCGTGCTGCCGCTGCCCGCTTGCCGCTGCAAATTCTCGGCGGCGTGTTCTCGCGCGGCACGCTCGCCGATCAGCTCGCTCAAATCGGCATCGGCATCGGCTTCACTTCGGTCTTTCTCAAGTATTCGCGCAATGCTGAAACACAGGCAGACATCCGCGGCGCCCAAACCCTCTACGACGCCGGCTACGATCCGCGAGCCATGGCCCAGTTCTTTGAGCATCTGCAAGCCGAACACCGCCAGCGATCCATCGAGTTTTTCTCTGATCATCCCAGTCCCGAACGTCGCGTTGACCGTGTCAACGAAGAGATTGATCGCCTCGGTGGGCCTCGGCCCGGCTACCAAACCGATTCGCCGGAATTTCAGCGCATCAAAGGCCTCCTGAAATCCTTGCCCCTGCCGCCTAAGCTGCCGGCGCGACCGAGCGACGCGGCTCCGGCTCGACCGCAGCCGCCCAGCGGCAGACTCGTGGTCTATGAGGGGGAAAACTTTCGATTGCAGCATCCGGAGAACTGGCTCGTCTATGCGCAAACCGGCGCTGCCATGATTGCGCCCGAGGGCGGTATACTCCAGGGTGCGGACGGGGGCACGTCCGTGGCTTACGGTGCCTTCCTCGGCTACTTTTCCTCGGCTACCATCAACCGCTCTGCTTCAATTGATGATGCAACCAACGAGCTGATTGCCAGCTTGGAAAAACAGAATCCCGACATGCGTTACGTGCCGCGATCGCGTAAGACCACCCGCTTGGCCGGTTCCAAGGCCTGCTCTTTGCGCTTCTCGGCTCCTTCCCCTATACCTGGGAAGCAAGAAGCCGACTGGATTGTGACAACCATGCGCCCGCAGGGACTCTTCTTTATTGCCCTGATAAGTCCCGAGCAGGACTTCGAATCCTACCGCCCTGCCTTTGAGCGCCTCCTGCAAAGTATCCTCTTCTCCGATTGA
- a CDS encoding AAA family ATPase — MAGIGFQLDPSRRSPESQEFEVALRRNIVGQEEAVRSAVEVYQVFRAGLNSPARPVANLLFLGPTGSGKTRIVEAMAEILFGDIRAAMKVDCAEFQHSHEIAKLIGSPPGYLGHRETHPLITQEALAQYHTDRLKLSLLLFDEIEKASDALWQLLLGILDKATLTLGDNRRVDLSQAVIFMTSNLGAPEMSELMTGGIGFAQPPISVTDELDTKIERTAVEAAKRKFSPEFVNRIDKMVVFHPLRPEHLEMVLDIELERVQQRVLSATTQDQFVFRCTPAARTFLLREGTDVKYGARHLKRAIERHLIYPLANLLATRQVRLGDLVRVDFDSDRGALIFLREAEGALIPVAGGSHPEQRQNGAAGGGRATEVPATAQRPVARPVAKRTDK, encoded by the coding sequence ATGGCCGGCATTGGCTTCCAACTTGATCCGAGTCGCCGTAGTCCTGAATCTCAGGAATTTGAGGTCGCTCTGCGGCGCAACATCGTTGGCCAGGAAGAGGCCGTCCGCTCCGCGGTCGAGGTTTATCAGGTTTTTCGCGCCGGATTGAATTCACCCGCTCGACCGGTTGCCAATCTGCTCTTTCTTGGGCCTACCGGTTCTGGCAAGACCCGCATTGTCGAGGCCATGGCCGAGATTCTCTTTGGCGACATCCGCGCCGCCATGAAGGTGGATTGTGCCGAGTTCCAGCACAGCCACGAAATTGCCAAGCTCATCGGTTCGCCGCCCGGTTACCTTGGCCACCGCGAGACCCATCCGCTTATTACCCAGGAAGCGCTCGCTCAATACCACACCGATCGCTTGAAGCTCTCCCTGTTGCTTTTCGACGAAATCGAAAAGGCCAGCGATGCGCTCTGGCAATTGTTGCTGGGCATCTTGGATAAGGCCACACTCACCCTGGGCGACAACCGCCGGGTCGACCTCTCCCAGGCCGTTATCTTCATGACCTCGAACCTCGGCGCCCCAGAAATGTCTGAGCTCATGACCGGCGGTATTGGCTTTGCCCAACCCCCCATCAGCGTGACCGACGAGCTTGACACCAAAATTGAACGGACGGCCGTGGAGGCCGCCAAACGAAAATTCTCACCTGAGTTCGTCAACCGCATTGACAAGATGGTCGTTTTTCATCCTCTTCGGCCTGAACACCTCGAAATGGTCCTCGATATTGAACTCGAACGCGTGCAACAGCGGGTCCTTTCAGCCACCACTCAGGACCAGTTTGTCTTTCGGTGCACTCCGGCGGCTCGCACCTTTCTCCTGCGCGAGGGCACCGATGTTAAGTATGGCGCCCGCCACCTGAAGCGAGCCATCGAGCGTCACCTCATCTATCCGCTAGCCAATCTCCTGGCCACCCGACAGGTCCGTCTTGGCGATCTGGTCCGGGTGGACTTTGATTCCGATCGCGGGGCTCTTATCTTCCTCAGAGAAGCAGAAGGCGCGCTCATCCCCGTTGCCGGTGGTTCCCATCCTGAACAGCGCCAGAACGGAGCCGCTGGCGGTGGCCGCGCTACGGAGGTGCCCGCCACTGCCCAGCGTCCGGTGGCCCGGCCGGTCGCCAAGCGAACGGATAAGTAA
- a CDS encoding MGMT family protein: protein MSWSAVYRLVKRIPRGQVTSYAAIAKKLRLRGGARSAGRAMSACPRGLGIPWHRVVATDGRILTGGPHGALQKRMLESEGVGVSQGRVDMGQFGWWPEAKQHRKRAQM from the coding sequence ATGTCCTGGTCAGCGGTCTATCGGCTAGTGAAGAGAATTCCTCGCGGACAAGTGACCAGTTACGCGGCCATCGCCAAGAAACTGCGGCTGCGAGGCGGCGCCCGGAGCGCGGGCCGGGCCATGTCGGCTTGCCCACGCGGGCTGGGGATTCCGTGGCATCGAGTGGTGGCTACCGACGGGCGCATCTTGACTGGTGGACCGCATGGAGCGCTGCAGAAGCGGATGCTCGAAAGCGAGGGAGTAGGCGTGTCGCAAGGACGAGTCGATATGGGCCAATTTGGGTGGTGGCCGGAGGCAAAGCAGCACCGGAAGCGGGCACAAATGTAA
- a CDS encoding branched-chain amino acid transaminase — translation MPIKKTEKIWHNGKFVAWEDATVHVLSHVINYGSCLFEGIRCYATAQGPAIFRVKEHTQRLLNSCKIYRIELAYGRDELCQAMAELVRVNRMPACYLRPLVMRGYGEVGVNPFHSPIEVYIACWEWGGYLGEEAVEQGVDVCISSWARIAPNTLPALAKAAANYMNSQLIKMEAIVNGFSEGIALDVNGYVSEGSGENVFLVRDGVVYTTSLANSVLPGITRDTVLVLCRDLGIAIREEAIPREALYIADEVFFSGTAAEITPIRSVDKVKVGKGTRGPITKALQDEFFALTRGRKEDRHGWLSPVGQPVAAAR, via the coding sequence ATGCCGATAAAAAAGACGGAGAAGATATGGCATAACGGCAAGTTCGTTGCGTGGGAGGACGCCACCGTTCACGTGCTCTCGCACGTCATCAACTACGGGTCATGCCTCTTTGAGGGTATCCGCTGCTATGCCACCGCGCAGGGGCCGGCGATTTTCCGTGTGAAAGAGCACACGCAGCGTCTTCTGAATTCCTGCAAAATTTACCGCATTGAGCTGGCCTACGGTCGCGACGAGTTATGTCAAGCGATGGCGGAGTTGGTGCGAGTCAACCGTATGCCGGCCTGCTATCTCCGCCCTTTGGTGATGCGAGGCTACGGCGAAGTGGGAGTGAACCCATTTCATAGCCCCATTGAAGTCTATATCGCTTGCTGGGAGTGGGGCGGGTATTTGGGCGAGGAGGCCGTGGAGCAAGGCGTGGACGTGTGCATCTCATCTTGGGCGCGAATCGCACCCAATACCTTGCCGGCACTGGCAAAAGCGGCTGCGAATTACATGAACTCCCAACTGATCAAGATGGAGGCGATTGTCAACGGTTTTTCCGAGGGCATCGCGCTCGATGTAAACGGCTATGTGAGTGAAGGCAGCGGCGAGAATGTCTTTTTGGTGCGGGACGGCGTGGTGTACACGACGTCGCTGGCCAATTCGGTCCTGCCGGGGATAACGCGAGATACCGTGTTGGTGCTCTGCCGTGACCTTGGCATTGCCATCCGGGAGGAGGCCATCCCGCGCGAAGCGCTCTATATCGCCGACGAAGTTTTCTTCTCCGGAACGGCCGCCGAGATCACGCCCATCCGGAGCGTGGATAAAGTAAAGGTGGGAAAGGGAACGCGCGGGCCGATTACCAAGGCTCTTCAGGATGAATTCTTTGCGCTAACGAGAGGCAGAAAAGAAGACCGTCATGGGTGGCTCAGCCCCGTCGGGCAACCAGTGGCTGCGGCGAGATAA
- a CDS encoding MIP/aquaporin family protein: MAETVRKGIAELIGTMALIFIGAGSICANNMVDWKIGPVGIALAHGLTIAVMVSALGHISGGHFNPAITIGIWVARKISTGQALAYWIFQLAGGVLGAWLLTRVFPTEIWRAVTLGTPDLGQGITRGPGILAEALMTFFLVFVVFATAIDGRGAFKAIAGFGIGLTITFDILAGGPLTGASMNPARSFGPALITRHWANHAVYWVGPLLGGVIAGALYSTLFLEKGK, from the coding sequence ATGGCTGAAACAGTGAGGAAAGGAATCGCTGAGCTGATCGGAACAATGGCGCTCATCTTTATCGGCGCTGGTTCTATCTGTGCGAACAATATGGTGGATTGGAAGATCGGCCCGGTAGGGATCGCGCTTGCGCACGGCTTGACGATCGCCGTGATGGTAAGCGCGCTTGGGCACATCTCCGGTGGTCATTTCAACCCGGCCATAACGATAGGGATATGGGTGGCTCGAAAGATTTCGACGGGTCAGGCGCTGGCCTACTGGATATTCCAACTGGCGGGCGGAGTGCTGGGAGCGTGGCTGCTGACTCGGGTCTTTCCCACTGAGATATGGCGCGCCGTCACGCTGGGCACCCCTGACCTGGGGCAAGGTATCACGCGTGGACCGGGCATTCTGGCCGAGGCGCTGATGACCTTCTTCCTGGTGTTCGTCGTTTTTGCGACAGCGATTGATGGGCGGGGCGCCTTCAAGGCAATAGCGGGGTTCGGCATCGGCTTGACGATCACGTTCGACATCTTGGCGGGCGGTCCCTTGACCGGCGCCTCGATGAACCCGGCGCGAAGTTTCGGTCCGGCGCTGATCACGCGCCATTGGGCCAATCATGCCGTCTATTGGGTTGGGCCGTTGCTCGGGGGTGTGATAGCCGGGGCCCTCTACTCGACTCTTTTCCTGGAGAAAGGAAAGTAA
- a CDS encoding type IV pilus twitching motility protein PilT, giving the protein MPTTIDDLLRIAVERKASDLHLKVGNYPYLRIEGVLTPLTELSRVTPEEMLSMAFSMLSNRQKQKFKETAELDMAYGVVGLGRFRVSIFQQRGNVGMVLRVIPTKIRGFEELHLPRVLETICDETRGLTLVTGTTGSGKSTTLAAMVDRINSTRSEHIITIEDPIEFLHRDKKSFVNQREVEVDTAGFATALRAALRQDPDVILVGEMRDLETISTALLAAETGHLVMSTLHTMDATETIQRIIAVYPPPEQKQVRLQLAATVKAVLSQRLVRRCDGMSRVPAVEVLVSTSYIQDCIINPDRTRLIRDAISAGTSQYGMQSFDQSLFELQSAGLITYEEALRHASNPDDFKLRMQGIRSAADAAREEMERTIREFERMSKR; this is encoded by the coding sequence ATGCCGACTACCATCGACGACTTGCTGCGCATTGCTGTGGAGCGCAAGGCGTCTGACCTTCACCTAAAGGTGGGTAACTATCCCTACCTGAGGATTGAGGGTGTGTTGACGCCGCTCACCGAGCTTTCCCGGGTGACGCCGGAGGAAATGCTTTCGATGGCGTTCAGCATGCTGAGCAACCGGCAGAAGCAAAAGTTCAAAGAGACAGCCGAACTAGACATGGCCTACGGGGTTGTGGGGTTGGGGCGGTTCCGCGTGAGTATCTTTCAACAGCGCGGAAATGTGGGGATGGTTCTGCGCGTCATCCCGACTAAGATTCGAGGATTTGAAGAACTCCATCTCCCCCGTGTGCTGGAGACGATTTGTGATGAAACGCGGGGTCTCACGCTGGTGACAGGAACGACGGGTAGCGGCAAGTCAACGACGCTGGCCGCCATGGTTGACCGGATCAATTCGACCCGCTCCGAGCACATCATCACGATCGAAGATCCCATCGAATTCCTGCACCGCGACAAGAAGAGTTTTGTCAACCAGCGCGAGGTGGAGGTGGACACGGCGGGGTTTGCGACGGCGCTGCGGGCAGCGTTGCGCCAGGACCCGGACGTGATCCTGGTAGGTGAAATGCGCGACCTCGAAACCATCTCCACGGCGTTGCTGGCGGCCGAAACGGGTCACTTGGTGATGTCCACGTTACACACGATGGACGCAACTGAGACCATCCAACGTATCATTGCCGTGTATCCACCACCCGAACAGAAGCAGGTGCGACTGCAGCTTGCCGCCACGGTGAAGGCAGTCCTCTCCCAGCGACTGGTGCGGCGCTGCGACGGTATGAGCCGGGTGCCAGCCGTCGAAGTGCTGGTTTCGACGTCCTACATTCAGGATTGCATAATCAATCCTGATAGGACGCGGTTGATTCGAGACGCCATATCAGCCGGCACTTCGCAGTATGGCATGCAGTCCTTTGACCAATCGCTGTTTGAACTCCAGAGCGCGGGTTTGATTACCTATGAGGAAGCGCTCCGGCATGCTTCGAACCCGGACGACTTCAAACTGCGCATGCAGGGCATCCGGTCGGCGGCGGACGCGGCGCGCGAGGAGATGGAACGGACGATCCGCGAATTCGAGCGGATGTCGAAGCGTTAG
- a CDS encoding regulatory protein RecX, producing the protein MSLRGRGDPRPGKKLNEEKLYTYGLRALTRQPRSTFQLKKALEKRAEEPRFVSRVIAQLKGLGYLDDRRFASEFASYRSRVKHYGKFRVTRELRSKGLSDEYVEKAIAEVFGDQDEGEAVRERIARKLRNVRRPYDGKTIRRLYQALLRAGYSSDIIGREVYKLSKINVEDLKLEGETSE; encoded by the coding sequence ATGAGCTTGAGAGGACGAGGGGACCCGAGGCCAGGGAAGAAGCTCAACGAAGAGAAGCTGTACACGTACGGCCTGCGAGCGCTAACGCGCCAGCCGCGATCCACCTTTCAGCTCAAAAAAGCGCTTGAGAAGAGGGCGGAGGAGCCCCGGTTTGTGAGCCGGGTGATTGCCCAGCTCAAGGGTCTCGGCTATTTGGATGACCGGCGCTTTGCCTCGGAGTTTGCCAGCTACCGCTCGCGCGTCAAACACTACGGAAAATTCCGAGTGACCCGTGAGCTGAGATCGAAGGGCTTGTCAGACGAGTACGTCGAAAAGGCCATAGCAGAAGTTTTTGGTGATCAGGATGAAGGGGAGGCGGTACGCGAGCGCATCGCGCGAAAATTGCGAAATGTTCGGCGGCCTTACGATGGAAAGACCATTCGCAGGCTGTACCAAGCTTTGTTGCGAGCCGGATATAGTTCTGACATAATAGGGAGGGAAGTCTATAAGTTAAGCAAAATCAACGTAGAAGACTTGAAGCTTGAGGGTGAAACAAGCGAGTGA